A part of Chlamydiales bacterium genomic DNA contains:
- the mutY gene encoding A/G-specific adenine glycosylase — translation MKLYFDSSSLKNWFLEEKRDLPWRQNVTAYKVWISEVMLQQTQVSVVVSYFERWMDLFPTISDLAKASIDDVIKAWEGLGYYSRARNIHVAARYMVENHAGEFPEKLEDWTKIKGLGPYTIAAIAAFAFHKKTAPVDGNVYRVLARYFKIEEDLDKTQTKKELQKIALEILPSSKPWIHGEALIELGAKVCKKKPNCTACPLKNSCKAYRHGLAYVLPIKTKKVVYEKLERSVALLICGDRVCVKRCEKNKIMSDLHEFLYFEVNVENSMKDPEKIMNALKEKGLSPLFKRSLEEVSHSFTKYRVKLFPYIFEIKNIILQENVQWVPFQELQKLAFSSGHKRILQNFLNTLGINE, via the coding sequence ATTAAACTCTATTTTGATTCTTCCTCATTAAAAAATTGGTTTCTAGAAGAAAAAAGGGATCTGCCATGGAGGCAGAATGTTACTGCTTATAAGGTATGGATTTCTGAGGTCATGCTGCAGCAAACACAAGTTTCTGTTGTTGTTTCCTATTTTGAGAGGTGGATGGATCTATTTCCCACCATTTCTGATTTAGCCAAAGCCTCTATTGACGATGTAATTAAAGCATGGGAAGGGCTTGGGTATTATTCTAGAGCAAGAAACATTCATGTGGCTGCTCGTTATATGGTGGAAAACCATGCAGGAGAGTTTCCTGAAAAGCTTGAAGATTGGACAAAAATAAAGGGGCTTGGCCCCTACACAATTGCTGCGATTGCAGCGTTTGCATTTCACAAAAAGACAGCTCCTGTAGATGGAAATGTGTATAGAGTGCTTGCTCGCTATTTTAAGATAGAAGAAGATCTTGACAAAACTCAAACTAAGAAAGAATTGCAAAAAATTGCATTGGAAATACTGCCTAGTAGCAAGCCTTGGATTCATGGTGAAGCCTTAATTGAATTAGGTGCAAAAGTTTGCAAGAAAAAGCCAAATTGCACAGCATGCCCTTTAAAAAATAGCTGTAAAGCTTATCGTCATGGGCTTGCATATGTGTTGCCCATTAAAACTAAAAAAGTTGTGTATGAAAAGTTAGAAAGAAGCGTAGCTCTTTTAATATGTGGTGATCGAGTTTGTGTAAAGCGGTGCGAAAAAAATAAAATCATGTCAGATTTACATGAATTTCTCTATTTTGAAGTAAATGTAGAAAATTCTATGAAAGATCCTGAAAAAATCATGAACGCTTTGAAAGAAAAGGGGCTAAGCCCTCTATTTAAGAGGTCTTTAGAAGAAGTATCTCATTCGTTTACTAAATATCGTGTAAAGCTTTTTCCATACATTTTTGAAATAAAAAATATAATATTGCAGGAGAATGTTCAGTGGGTACCTTTTCAAGAGCTTCAAAAATTAGCCTTTTCTTCTGGGCATAAGCGTATTTTACAGAACTTTTTAAATACTTTGGGTATAAATGAGTAG
- a CDS encoding NAD-dependent epimerase/dehydratase family protein yields the protein MSSKKVFLTGSAGFIGFHLAQKLKERGDLVTGFDNFNHYYDPKLKRDRAHLLKKMGIDVIEGDICDATKLNEIFQKQEFTHIVHLAAQAGVRHSLTHPDSYISSNIQGFVNLLEVCKQKSSMPFIYASSSSVYGCNKKTPFSVNDQTDKPANLYGATKKAGELIAYAYHHLYKIPMTGLRFFTVYGPFGRPDMACFSFTKALFENKALPIFNHGKMLRDFTYIDDITEGTLFAIDKAYPFELFNLGNHKPEELMTMIHTLEQLTQKKAILNYLPMQPGDMLSTFADIDHSESKLGYRPKTSLEVGLSNFVQWYRSYYHV from the coding sequence ATGTCTTCAAAAAAAGTCTTCTTAACTGGCTCTGCCGGCTTTATAGGCTTTCACCTAGCACAAAAGCTCAAAGAGCGCGGCGACCTAGTTACAGGTTTTGATAATTTTAATCATTATTACGATCCAAAGCTTAAAAGGGATCGTGCCCATTTATTAAAAAAAATGGGCATCGATGTGATTGAAGGGGACATTTGCGATGCTACTAAATTAAATGAGATTTTTCAAAAACAAGAATTCACTCATATTGTCCACCTTGCAGCACAAGCGGGTGTTCGCCACTCCCTTACTCACCCAGACTCATACATCTCTTCTAATATTCAAGGTTTTGTTAACCTCCTAGAAGTCTGTAAGCAAAAAAGCTCAATGCCCTTTATCTATGCATCTTCTTCATCTGTTTATGGCTGTAATAAAAAAACCCCTTTCTCTGTTAATGATCAAACAGATAAACCAGCAAATTTATATGGCGCCACAAAAAAAGCAGGCGAACTTATTGCCTACGCCTACCATCACCTATACAAAATTCCTATGACTGGCCTTCGCTTTTTTACTGTATATGGTCCATTTGGACGTCCCGACATGGCTTGTTTTTCCTTTACAAAGGCGCTTTTTGAAAACAAAGCCTTACCTATTTTTAACCACGGTAAAATGCTAAGAGACTTTACTTACATCGATGATATTACTGAAGGCACTCTCTTCGCAATCGATAAAGCTTATCCTTTTGAATTATTTAATTTAGGAAATCATAAACCTGAAGAATTAATGACAATGATTCACACTCTTGAACAATTAACTCAGAAAAAAGCTATTTTGAACTATCTACCTATGCAGCCAGGTGATATGCTTTCTACCTTTGCTGATATAGATCATTCTGAAAGCAAGTTGGGATATCGGCCTAAAACTTCTCTTGAAGTAGGGCTTTCTAACTTTGTACAGTGGTATAGATCTTATTATCATGTATAA
- a CDS encoding glycosyltransferase family 2 protein, whose translation MISATILTKNSEKHLKKVLEALKSLDEVVLLDTGSTDNTLEIAKNFPNTSLYTSEFLGFGQVHNIAANLAKHDWILSIDSDEIISSKLLQEIQNSKLNKRCVYSFPRLNYYCNKQIKWCGWYPERVTRLYNKTTTKFSEDKVHEKVLKVNMSEIKLTNPVHHYPYSSIADFLTKMQHYSTLFAEQNKDKKKSSVFKAISHGLFAFFKSYILKRGFLGGYEGFLISTYNGNTAFYKYLKLFEKIT comes from the coding sequence ATGATAAGCGCTACAATCCTTACAAAAAATAGTGAAAAGCATCTCAAAAAAGTATTAGAAGCCCTTAAATCTCTTGATGAAGTCGTCCTGCTCGATACAGGTTCCACGGATAATACCTTAGAAATTGCAAAAAACTTTCCAAATACATCTCTTTATACCTCAGAATTTTTAGGGTTTGGCCAGGTTCACAATATCGCAGCAAACCTCGCTAAGCACGACTGGATCCTCTCTATCGATAGCGATGAAATTATATCTTCAAAACTCTTACAAGAAATTCAAAATAGTAAGCTTAACAAAAGGTGTGTCTACTCTTTTCCAAGGCTTAATTACTACTGCAATAAACAAATTAAGTGGTGTGGATGGTATCCAGAGCGCGTAACACGCCTTTATAATAAAACAACTACAAAGTTCTCTGAAGATAAAGTCCACGAAAAAGTCCTGAAAGTAAATATGAGTGAAATTAAATTAACCAATCCCGTTCATCATTACCCCTACAGCTCTATAGCAGATTTTCTTACTAAAATGCAGCACTACAGCACACTATTTGCAGAACAAAATAAAGACAAAAAAAAATCGTCTGTGTTCAAAGCAATTTCACATGGCCTTTTTGCTTTTTTCAAGAGCTATATTTTAAAAAGAGGTTTTCTTGGGGGTTATGAAGGGTTTCTCATCTCCACCTACAATGGCAATACAGCCTTCTACAAGTACCTAAAGCTCTTTGAAAAAATCACTTAA
- a CDS encoding DUF692 domain-containing protein, whose amino-acid sequence MQKKPKTDLGIGIGLRVPHYKDIFQHQPAIDWFEIISENFMVEGGPALDNLDRILERYPVTQHGVSLAIGSPDPLDFNYLKKLKALAKRTKTPWISDHLCWGHLEGAHYHDLLPLPYTQEVIDYVVERARIVQDYLELPFALENLSSYVSYKEDQMSEWEFYSSVVEKADIFMMLDVNNIYVSSRNHNFNPSDYIRNIPLERVIQIHIAGHTDHGTHVLDTHNNYVKEDVWDLYAEVWPQTGNAATLLEWDDDFISFDETWKEALKAKEFQKNLLEASVK is encoded by the coding sequence GTGCAAAAAAAACCCAAGACAGATCTAGGCATTGGCATTGGCCTGCGCGTTCCTCATTATAAAGATATATTTCAACACCAACCTGCGATTGATTGGTTCGAAATCATTAGTGAAAATTTTATGGTAGAGGGAGGTCCTGCTCTGGATAACTTAGACAGGATTCTAGAAAGATACCCAGTAACTCAGCATGGCGTATCTCTTGCCATTGGTAGCCCAGATCCTCTCGACTTTAATTACTTAAAAAAATTAAAAGCTCTTGCAAAGAGAACTAAGACGCCTTGGATCTCTGACCATCTTTGCTGGGGACACCTAGAGGGGGCACATTATCATGACTTGCTACCTCTTCCCTACACTCAGGAAGTCATTGACTATGTTGTAGAAAGAGCTCGCATCGTTCAAGACTATCTAGAATTACCCTTTGCTCTAGAAAATCTCTCCTCTTATGTCTCTTATAAAGAAGATCAAATGAGTGAATGGGAGTTTTATAGCAGTGTTGTAGAAAAAGCAGACATTTTTATGATGTTAGACGTCAATAACATTTATGTTTCAAGCAGAAATCACAACTTTAACCCATCTGATTATATCCGTAATATTCCATTAGAGCGCGTTATCCAGATTCACATAGCAGGCCACACAGATCATGGCACACATGTACTTGACACACACAATAATTATGTTAAAGAAGATGTATGGGATCTTTACGCAGAAGTATGGCCACAAACAGGCAACGCAGCAACCCTTTTGGAATGGGATGATGACTTTATAAGCTTTGATGAGACATGGAAAGAGGCTTTAAAAGCAAAAGAATTCCAAAAGAACCTTCTTGAAGCGAGTGTAAAATAA
- the galE gene encoding UDP-glucose 4-epimerase GalE has translation MNVLVVGGAGYIGSHVAKALAKASFSPVTYDNLLCGHKSAVCYGPLEIGDIHNSKRLSEVLIKYDPIAVFHFAALTAIGESVQNPAKYYHNNLIGTFNLLEAIRAYKTIPFLFSSTCAIYGLPHYIPIDENHPQLPINPYGRSKLMVEKIIQDYHRAYNLPICILRYFNAAGADLDEEIGEDHEPENHLIPLILNTVLGKQPSINIFGTDYETPDGTAIRDYIHVQDLAEAHVRSLKYLLTGNTQLELNLGTGTGYSVKQVIDQVENICNQTVNKNFCKRREGDAPILIADSAKCRSLLNWTPSCSDLPTIIGSAWQWHKKMQKKMQESEKHFILSMQESHKG, from the coding sequence ATGAATGTTCTTGTTGTAGGAGGTGCAGGCTATATTGGCAGCCATGTTGCAAAAGCTCTTGCTAAAGCCTCATTTTCTCCTGTTACCTATGACAATCTCTTGTGTGGGCACAAAAGCGCTGTTTGCTATGGTCCTCTAGAAATTGGGGATATTCACAATTCTAAAAGGCTTTCTGAAGTACTTATTAAATATGACCCCATTGCCGTGTTCCATTTTGCAGCACTTACAGCAATTGGAGAATCCGTTCAAAATCCTGCAAAGTACTACCACAATAATTTAATTGGAACATTCAATCTACTAGAAGCTATACGCGCATATAAAACAATACCCTTCCTATTTTCTAGTACATGCGCTATTTATGGCCTTCCACATTATATCCCCATCGATGAAAATCATCCTCAGCTACCCATCAATCCCTATGGCAGATCTAAGCTCATGGTTGAAAAAATCATCCAAGATTATCACAGAGCTTATAACTTACCCATCTGCATCCTTCGCTATTTTAATGCAGCAGGCGCAGATCTTGACGAAGAAATAGGTGAGGATCATGAACCAGAAAATCATCTTATTCCACTTATTCTAAATACTGTTCTTGGCAAACAGCCCTCAATAAACATCTTTGGCACCGACTACGAAACTCCTGATGGAACTGCCATTCGAGACTACATACATGTCCAAGATCTGGCAGAAGCACATGTAAGATCACTAAAATATTTACTTACAGGAAATACTCAACTTGAACTTAACCTTGGAACTGGCACGGGCTATTCCGTTAAGCAAGTAATTGATCAAGTTGAAAACATCTGCAACCAAACAGTTAATAAAAACTTTTGTAAAAGGCGCGAGGGAGATGCTCCTATTCTTATTGCTGATTCTGCAAAGTGTAGATCTTTACTCAACTGGACTCCTTCCTGCTCAGACCTTCCGACTATCATTGGTAGCGCCTGGCAATGGCATAAAAAGATGCAAAAAAAGATGCAAGAAAGTGAGAAACACTTTATCCTTTCCATGCAAGAAAGTCATAAGGGTTAG
- a CDS encoding UDP-glucose/GDP-mannose dehydrogenase family protein, which yields MRILVVGTGYVGLVTGACFAEMGHHVTCLDIDKAKIDNLENGMIPIYEPGLEEIVKRNKKANRLSFTTNYHEAVTSSLVCFLALPTPLGHDGSADLSYIQQAAKAIALEMNEYKVIVNKSTVPVGTAEMVTSVIQDTLRNNKKEHIHFDVVSNPEFLKEGNAIHDFMKPDRIILGVANKEAEAIMRELYTPFNLNHDRIITMDILSAEMTKYAANAMLATRISFMNELAGLCEKVGADITKVRKGMGSDKRIGNDFLYAGIGYGGSCFPKDIKALHYTAKLNDYPLSLVAAVDAVNDRQKKVLGEKIKNYFQNRGGLSNKTVAIWGLAFKPDTDDLREAPSLILIEELLKHNVFLRLFDPVAMNKAKELPLLIKHASQITWCNDETESSKNAHAIALVTEWKQFRFLDFEPIIAHMQDCAFFDGRNQYHRDEMAMKGFEYISIGQPISKK from the coding sequence TTGCGTATTCTTGTTGTGGGAACTGGTTATGTGGGTCTAGTGACAGGAGCCTGCTTTGCTGAAATGGGCCACCATGTAACTTGCCTAGACATTGACAAAGCAAAGATCGATAATCTTGAAAATGGGATGATACCCATCTATGAGCCAGGGCTCGAAGAAATTGTCAAGCGCAACAAAAAAGCTAATCGCTTAAGTTTTACAACAAACTATCATGAAGCTGTAACATCTTCTCTTGTATGTTTTCTTGCCCTACCAACTCCCCTTGGGCATGATGGTTCTGCTGATTTAAGCTACATACAACAAGCAGCAAAAGCCATTGCTTTAGAAATGAATGAATATAAAGTCATCGTCAACAAATCAACCGTACCCGTTGGCACAGCAGAAATGGTTACATCTGTTATACAAGATACTCTCAGAAACAACAAAAAAGAACATATCCATTTTGATGTCGTTTCAAACCCTGAATTTCTAAAAGAGGGAAATGCTATCCACGACTTTATGAAGCCAGATAGAATTATCCTAGGCGTTGCAAATAAAGAAGCTGAAGCCATTATGAGAGAGCTCTACACCCCTTTCAATCTGAACCACGATCGCATCATCACAATGGACATCCTCTCTGCTGAGATGACAAAGTATGCAGCTAACGCAATGCTTGCAACGCGCATTTCCTTCATGAATGAGCTTGCAGGCCTTTGCGAAAAAGTAGGAGCAGATATTACTAAAGTACGAAAAGGAATGGGTTCTGATAAGCGCATTGGTAATGATTTTCTTTATGCTGGTATCGGCTATGGAGGCTCTTGCTTTCCAAAAGATATTAAAGCCCTGCACTACACAGCAAAGCTCAATGATTACCCATTATCCCTCGTTGCTGCTGTCGATGCTGTCAATGACAGGCAAAAAAAGGTACTTGGAGAAAAAATAAAGAACTATTTTCAAAATAGAGGCGGTCTTTCAAATAAAACGGTTGCCATTTGGGGTCTTGCTTTTAAGCCAGATACCGACGACCTAAGAGAAGCGCCCTCTCTTATTCTTATTGAAGAGCTTTTAAAACATAACGTGTTTCTTCGCTTATTTGATCCTGTTGCTATGAACAAAGCGAAAGAGCTTCCTCTTCTTATCAAACATGCATCCCAAATTACATGGTGCAATGATGAGACAGAGTCTTCAAAGAATGCTCATGCGATTGCTCTTGTCACAGAGTGGAAACAATTTAGATTTTTAGATTTTGAACCCATTATCGCTCACATGCAAGATTGTGCCTTCTTTGATGGAAGAAATCAATATCACAGGGATGAAATGGCAATGAAGGGCTTTGAATACATCAGCATTGGTCAACCTATAAGTAAGAAGTAA
- a CDS encoding glycosyltransferase family 4 protein, whose product MSRVILHTEASLGFGGQEMRILKEARQFRAEGFEVILAAHPDAKLFLRMQEEGFLVYPIRFKKKNALSCIFKLLRVIKKHRVDIINTHSSTDAWLGGIAGRISRTPIIRTRHLSTAIKSGLNSRILYNVLVDYVITTCEEIVPVIRQQARLKKKGCKCIATGVDSSVINVSSAEVEAFRKRYGIEAQDCVIGTLCVLRSWKGLSDFSKAAHLLKNEPNLKWLIVGSGGMTDILSQEIKEYGLEGKVILTGHLEPPFIAIAAMDIFALLSTSNEGISQATLQAAYLQKPLITTPTGGLREVCLSGITGILVEKKSPEQVAKAVEELLDEKKRAQYGRAAHALVIEKYTFQRTIEETKRVYNRLLA is encoded by the coding sequence ATGAGTAGAGTGATTTTGCACACAGAGGCATCTCTTGGATTTGGCGGCCAAGAAATGCGTATTTTAAAAGAAGCACGTCAGTTTCGAGCTGAAGGCTTTGAAGTTATTTTGGCAGCGCATCCAGATGCAAAGCTGTTTTTGCGTATGCAAGAAGAGGGATTTTTAGTATATCCTATTCGTTTTAAAAAGAAAAATGCGCTTTCTTGTATTTTTAAATTGCTTCGTGTGATTAAAAAACACCGAGTGGATATCATCAATACACATTCATCGACGGATGCATGGCTTGGAGGTATTGCAGGAAGAATTTCTCGCACACCTATCATACGTACAAGGCACTTGTCTACAGCGATTAAGTCAGGACTCAATAGCCGCATACTTTATAATGTACTTGTGGACTATGTTATAACAACTTGTGAAGAAATTGTTCCTGTAATTAGGCAGCAAGCTCGCCTTAAGAAAAAAGGTTGTAAATGCATTGCAACGGGTGTTGATTCTAGCGTTATTAACGTATCTAGTGCTGAAGTAGAAGCGTTTCGCAAAAGATATGGAATTGAAGCGCAAGATTGTGTAATAGGCACACTTTGTGTGCTTCGCTCTTGGAAGGGCCTCAGCGATTTTTCAAAAGCGGCTCATCTTTTAAAAAATGAGCCCAATTTAAAGTGGTTGATTGTAGGATCTGGTGGTATGACAGATATTTTGAGCCAAGAGATAAAAGAGTATGGGCTTGAGGGTAAAGTCATTTTGACAGGTCATTTGGAGCCTCCTTTTATTGCTATCGCCGCTATGGATATTTTTGCGCTTTTAAGTACTTCTAATGAAGGAATTAGCCAAGCAACACTTCAGGCAGCTTATTTACAAAAACCGCTTATTACTACGCCGACAGGGGGGCTTCGAGAAGTATGCCTTTCTGGTATTACCGGAATACTTGTAGAGAAAAAATCTCCTGAACAGGTCGCAAAAGCCGTAGAAGAACTTTTAGATGAGAAAAAAAGAGCTCAATATGGCAGGGCTGCACATGCACTTGTTATCGAAAAGTACACTTTTCAAAGAACGATTGAAGAAACAAAGCGCGTGTATAATAGACTTCTTGCATAA
- a CDS encoding peroxiredoxin: protein MTSEVQFKIGSKLPTFTLKDANDNVITDADLRGKISVIFFYPKDNTPGCTKEACDFRDHIDQFLDKGISLYGVSPDNATSHQKFIKKHSLNYTLLVDEDRSLANAFGVCKERNLFGIKRLTIERSTFIVDKAGTIIWMEQRVKVLGHVERILSALQILVHP from the coding sequence ATGACTTCTGAAGTACAGTTTAAAATCGGATCAAAGCTTCCAACCTTTACGCTAAAAGATGCTAATGATAATGTTATAACTGACGCAGATTTACGTGGAAAAATTTCTGTAATTTTCTTCTATCCAAAAGATAATACTCCAGGATGCACTAAGGAAGCTTGTGATTTTCGAGACCATATTGACCAATTTCTAGATAAAGGCATTTCCCTTTATGGAGTAAGCCCAGACAATGCCACTTCTCACCAGAAATTCATTAAAAAACACAGCCTCAACTATACCCTGCTAGTAGATGAAGATCGCTCTCTTGCCAACGCTTTTGGTGTATGTAAGGAGAGAAATCTTTTTGGCATCAAAAGACTTACTATCGAGCGCTCTACTTTCATTGTGGATAAAGCAGGCACCATCATATGGATGGAGCAAAGAGTTAAAGTCTTGGGGCATGTTGAGCGAATCCTTTCGGCCCTACAAATACTTGTCCACCCCTAA
- the pgeF gene encoding peptidoglycan editing factor PgeF, protein MQRHKKNGLEWLTFELLDNVKGLVHAVFTKKGGSNPAIGLNLGLHTIDEPTHLQKNFDLIKDSLNLKRVTAAYQMHGIHTTLVTESHPSYISKCDSLLTASKNHALFISHADCQAAIFYDPIHHALANVHSGWRGSVQNIYKATIHAMKKHFQSDPKDLLVCISPSLGPNFAEFINYKSEFPEAFWPFQIKENYFDFWEISKEQLKSCGVLKSHIQVAQLCTVTEEEDFYSYRRQTKEFGKGPLKAANGTLAMLY, encoded by the coding sequence ATGCAAAGGCATAAAAAAAATGGGCTAGAGTGGCTTACCTTTGAACTCTTAGATAATGTTAAAGGCCTTGTCCATGCCGTCTTTACAAAAAAAGGAGGATCCAATCCTGCAATAGGTTTAAATCTTGGCCTACATACCATCGATGAGCCTACTCATCTACAAAAAAACTTCGACCTAATCAAAGATTCTCTCAATTTGAAACGAGTCACTGCAGCATATCAAATGCATGGCATTCACACCACACTTGTAACTGAATCACATCCTAGTTATATCTCAAAGTGTGATAGTTTACTTACAGCATCAAAAAACCATGCTCTTTTCATATCACATGCAGATTGCCAAGCAGCTATTTTTTATGATCCTATCCACCATGCCCTTGCAAATGTACATTCTGGATGGCGTGGAAGCGTACAAAACATTTATAAAGCAACTATTCATGCAATGAAAAAACACTTTCAAAGCGATCCCAAAGACCTCCTTGTATGCATTAGCCCAAGCCTTGGCCCAAATTTTGCAGAATTTATTAACTATAAAAGTGAGTTTCCAGAGGCCTTTTGGCCCTTTCAAATAAAAGAAAATTATTTTGACTTTTGGGAAATTAGCAAAGAACAGCTTAAATCTTGCGGTGTGCTAAAATCACACATTCAAGTCGCACAACTTTGCACTGTAACAGAAGAGGAAGATTTTTATTCTTACAGAAGACAAACCAAGGAATTTGGCAAAGGCCCACTAAAAGCTGCTAATGGCACCCTTGCAATGCTTTATTAG
- a CDS encoding putative DNA-binding domain-containing protein — protein sequence MKSSLTPCPDNIKQIQSWFASIITQPLNSEQKSSNTTPRGTLLETEAPNFVTPNAFLQPHERIQIYNQQYWWRLYKTLQEIFPTVARLFGYYDFNMQLVTPYLTKFPSKTWSLHELGRKMPFWISRNYKESDKAVILMFSRIDWAFQESFVAKSYPPLSLQNKTPDDLADMLSIKIKLQPHVHLFKCDGPFLIFRDSFLKESIDHWIENDFPSLPKDDTYHYLIYRNANNSSVHWETITAGQYKLLRLLKKGCSLIDACAILEEEVASIYQEAVQNIQQWFKTWTERELLIYAKA from the coding sequence ATGAAATCATCACTTACACCATGCCCTGACAATATAAAACAGATCCAATCTTGGTTTGCAAGCATCATTACACAACCACTCAACTCAGAGCAAAAATCATCCAACACCACACCAAGAGGAACTCTTCTAGAAACAGAAGCTCCTAATTTTGTTACACCCAATGCTTTTTTACAACCTCATGAACGCATACAAATTTACAATCAACAATATTGGTGGCGCCTTTACAAAACCCTTCAAGAGATCTTTCCAACTGTTGCACGTCTTTTTGGCTACTATGACTTTAATATGCAGCTTGTAACACCCTATCTAACAAAATTTCCTTCTAAAACTTGGTCTTTACATGAGCTTGGAAGGAAAATGCCTTTTTGGATAAGTCGCAACTATAAAGAAAGTGACAAAGCTGTTATTCTCATGTTCTCTAGAATCGATTGGGCCTTTCAAGAAAGCTTTGTTGCAAAATCCTACCCACCTCTTTCATTACAAAACAAAACTCCTGATGACCTTGCCGACATGCTTTCTATAAAAATTAAATTACAACCCCACGTGCATCTCTTTAAATGTGATGGTCCCTTTCTTATTTTTAGAGATAGCTTCCTTAAAGAAAGCATTGATCATTGGATAGAAAATGATTTTCCATCTCTTCCAAAAGATGATACCTATCACTACCTCATCTACAGAAATGCTAATAATAGCTCAGTTCACTGGGAAACTATTACAGCAGGACAATATAAATTACTTCGCCTTTTGAAAAAAGGATGCTCTCTCATAGATGCATGCGCTATTTTAGAAGAAGAAGTTGCCTCTATCTATCAAGAAGCTGTCCAAAATATTCAGCAATGGTTTAAAACTTGGACAGAAAGAGAATTACTTATTTATGCAAAGGCATAA